The Scyliorhinus canicula chromosome 13, sScyCan1.1, whole genome shotgun sequence genome contains a region encoding:
- the LOC119975406 gene encoding G-protein coupled receptor 35-like — protein sequence MGEMRCNISKTGAMLSIVIGMSTPIFLLGLTFNAMTLWMFCWKFRKWTETVIYVINLAVSDTMLLLSLPFKMYSYKPREELASSFCAFIECLYFVNMYVSIYIIVCISMDRCIAIKYPLKAKSFRSPMKAAIACGAIWTFVCLVAISLQIQFAADSVNAKSCFLKQTDEPTDTWIIIIIELFGFIIPFIILSFCSLQIIMTLCKKSTESQGNFIFSRSITIIATNLIIFILCFFPFHAALLMQFLMDTFQVNCAMLMNSRMFVTVSTCLANVNCCLDGIIYYFASKEVRASLTQHIRRISGRKKLSLGVIEVQNTQDTQQSDYL from the coding sequence ATGGGAGAGATGAGGTGCAATATTTCAAAGACTGGCGCAATGCTGTCCATAGTGATCGGGATGTCCACCCCAATCTTTCTACTGGGATTAACATTCAATGCAATGACTTTATGGATGTTCTGCTGGAAATTCAGGAAATGGACAGAAACCGTCATTTATGTGATAAATTTGGCTGTTTCAGACACCATGCTGCTTCTGTCTTTACCCTTCAAGATGTACAGCTACAAGCCTCGCGAAGAGCTTGCATCAAGCTTCTGTGCATTTATCGAGTGCCTGTATTTTGTGAACATGTACGTGAGCATCTACATCATTGTCTGCATCAGTATGGATCGATGCATTGCAATCAAGTACCCACTTAAAGCAAAAAGCTTCCGGTCACCAATGAAGGCTGCGATTGCATGTGGTGCAATTTGGACTTTCGTATGTCTAGTCGCAATTTCTCTGCAAATACAATTTGCCGCTGACAGTGTCAACGCTAAATCTTGCTTTCTGAAGCAGACTGATGAGCCCACTGACACCTGGATCATTATTATCATTGAACTATTTGGATTTATCATTCCTTTTATAATTTTGAGCTTTTGCTCTTTACAGATCATCATGACTCTCTGCAAAAAAAGCACAGAATCCCAGGGGAACTTTATTTTCAGCCGCAGCATCACAATTATCGCTACAAATCTAATCATCTTCATTCTTTGCTTCTTTCCTTTTCACGCAGCATTATTAATGCAGTTTCTGATGGACACGTTTCAGGTGAACTGTGCAATGCTGATGAATTCGCGCATGTTTGTTACTGTATCCACGTGTTTGGCTAATGTGAACTGTTGCCTGGATggaattatttattattttgctTCCAAAGAGGTCCGTGCTTCTTTAACACAACATATTAGGAGGATATCTGGTAGAAAGAAACTAAGCCTTGGTGTCATAGAGGTTCAGAACACCCAAGATACACAGCAGTCAGACTACTTGTAG